From the genome of Candidatus Defluviilinea proxima:
TCGCTGATGAAGTGTTGGACTGGCTGAAAGGTGCGGTCGTGGTCTGTCACAACGCACAGTTCGACATCCAATTTCTCGACAGTGAATTCAAACGCATCGGGCGCGAGATACAGATCCCCAACTTGATCGACACATTGAATCTGGCGCGTCAATTCTATGATCTGCCGTCTTACAGCCTACTCTCCATCGCGGAAGCGTTCCACGTGCCGGTCACAGCCGCCCATCGCGCCTTGGATGATGCCCACACCGCGCGTGGTATCTTCTTCGGCATGATGGATGGGTTGAAGCAATACAACAAACCGCTCGATGAGTACATCGGCATTTACAACTCACCCGTCTGGCCCAACGAAGGGATCCAACTCCCGACCGAATTGGGCGAAGCCATCTACAGCACCAAGCGTCTCCACATCCGCTACGTGGACGGAGACGGTCAGGAGACTCAGCGTTGGATCACGCCCAAGCAAGTGATGGGCTTGGCCGATTATGTCTACTTGCAAGCACACTGTCATCTGCGCAACGCCGAACGCAATTTTCGGCTGGATCGAATCGTAGAAGTGAAGGTGGAAGAATAAACCCCAAGGTTTCGTTAGGGGCATAGCGGAACAAAAAAGGATTCTGACGGTTTATCGTCACGCTGTGCCCTTACC
Proteins encoded in this window:
- a CDS encoding WYL domain-containing protein, which codes for MFDISNARFTFLDLETTGLSPWFGDRICEVGIVITEGKRIKEQYQQLVYPERPLSPGAASTNGLSDEDLKSAPSFEEVADEVLDWLKGAVVVCHNAQFDIQFLDSEFKRIGREIQIPNLIDTLNLARQFYDLPSYSLLSIAEAFHVPVTAAHRALDDAHTARGIFFGMMDGLKQYNKPLDEYIGIYNSPVWPNEGIQLPTELGEAIYSTKRLHIRYVDGDGQETQRWITPKQVMGLADYVYLQAHCHLRNAERNFRLDRIVEVKVEE